In Arcanobacterium wilhelmae, the following are encoded in one genomic region:
- a CDS encoding helix-hairpin-helix domain-containing protein, with protein MEVPPRALRELKRAPRDRRRESERMQREPHQGRATATGFAHVALAAGVGDDIGALSEQPPKWKIRLTAEQGRLVAVSLILVTVVVCVLLVWNRPGQAIEFPSQVQSSAAFATPQAPSSSAVQPGQGSSVSPAPPSGDAVVYISGAVVRPGVVTVPQGARIDDVVKAAGGFAQQADTSAVNLAEKVEDSQHIHVPRVGEPLNGTGHVPDHPGEKNTPQNNSGSATQENTVNLNSATVAELEAIPGVGPVTAAAIVEYRTSIGSFSSVDQLTEVSGIGVKTLEKIRPHVRL; from the coding sequence ATGGAAGTACCACCACGGGCGTTGAGAGAACTCAAGCGTGCGCCGCGCGATCGGCGTCGCGAATCAGAGCGTATGCAAAGAGAGCCGCATCAGGGTCGCGCTACTGCTACGGGATTCGCTCATGTCGCCCTTGCGGCGGGCGTGGGCGACGATATCGGAGCGCTTTCCGAGCAGCCCCCGAAATGGAAGATCCGCCTGACGGCCGAACAGGGACGCCTCGTCGCTGTGAGTTTGATCCTCGTCACTGTGGTTGTGTGCGTGCTCCTTGTGTGGAACCGGCCGGGGCAAGCTATCGAATTCCCATCGCAGGTGCAAAGCTCTGCTGCGTTCGCAACTCCTCAAGCACCGAGCTCTTCAGCAGTGCAGCCAGGTCAAGGCTCGAGCGTCTCGCCTGCACCTCCTTCGGGTGATGCGGTCGTCTATATCTCCGGAGCGGTTGTGCGCCCCGGCGTCGTTACAGTGCCTCAGGGAGCGCGCATCGACGACGTCGTGAAGGCAGCCGGAGGGTTCGCGCAGCAGGCGGATACTTCAGCTGTTAACCTTGCCGAGAAAGTGGAGGATTCGCAGCACATCCACGTGCCTCGCGTTGGCGAACCTTTGAATGGTACTGGCCATGTGCCCGATCACCCAGGCGAAAAGAACACACCGCAGAACAATAGCGGAAGCGCAACGCAGGAGAACACTGTGAATCTCAATTCGGCTACGGTAGCTGAGCTCGAAGCAATCCCTGGTGTCGGTCCTGTCACCGCCGCCGCGATTGTCGAATATCGAACGAGTATTGGTTCTTTTTCGTCGGTGGATCAGCTTACCGAAGTCAGTGGTATTGGCGTCAAAACGCTCGAGAAAATTCGTCCGCATGTGCGCCTCTAG
- a CDS encoding aldose 1-epimerase, protein MAQVASTTVEKAEFDGMPAWRLTSTSGATALVAEQGATVISWEPAAGAHVISGYANAGELRAGVGGRSAVLAPWMGHMEGDSYSFDGAEYNVGGVPEGFLGLVKDAPFTMRNADSTLTLEYSYSGSEAYPWPFDISVTFSLDSGADAAEHLSVTLAATNRSDVAVPLALGWSPYLAMPGVSSIKNLSVEIPARTKILTDANSVPLRGEAAYSGVKAPVVIDYIGTKSFATYYRGLVPNDAGVVVTSILNPSSAAQITLTQEPAEAPVVYVDSGDRLDRDARKSLCLAPISHHADSFNRYDSAPSLRLQPGNTRYMTATLTYRAH, encoded by the coding sequence ATGGCGCAGGTTGCAAGCACCACCGTTGAGAAGGCGGAGTTTGATGGGATGCCAGCGTGGCGGTTAACATCCACTTCTGGCGCCACGGCCCTTGTCGCAGAGCAGGGCGCCACCGTGATCTCGTGGGAGCCCGCCGCGGGGGCACACGTGATCTCGGGCTACGCGAACGCCGGCGAGCTTCGCGCTGGGGTTGGCGGACGCAGTGCAGTGTTGGCTCCGTGGATGGGGCACATGGAGGGGGATTCCTACAGCTTTGACGGCGCCGAATACAACGTTGGAGGTGTTCCGGAAGGTTTCCTGGGCCTTGTGAAGGATGCGCCGTTTACAATGCGTAATGCGGATTCCACGCTCACACTCGAGTATTCCTACTCCGGCTCAGAGGCGTACCCGTGGCCGTTCGATATTTCGGTGACGTTCTCCCTCGATTCGGGTGCAGATGCCGCCGAGCATTTGTCAGTGACCCTGGCTGCAACGAACCGCTCCGACGTCGCTGTTCCGCTGGCGCTGGGCTGGTCACCGTATCTTGCGATGCCGGGAGTCTCCTCCATCAAGAACTTGTCGGTGGAGATCCCGGCGCGCACGAAGATTCTCACCGATGCAAACTCGGTGCCGTTGCGTGGCGAGGCTGCATACTCGGGAGTCAAGGCCCCGGTGGTTATCGATTACATTGGCACGAAGTCGTTCGCCACGTATTACCGTGGCCTCGTTCCGAACGATGCCGGTGTGGTTGTCACGTCGATCCTCAACCCGTCGTCGGCGGCTCAGATTACGCTCACTCAGGAGCCGGCCGAAGCGCCGGTGGTGTACGTCGATTCGGGTGACCGCCTAGATCGCGATGCCCGTAAGTCGCTGTGCCTCGCGCCGATCTCGCATCATGCGGATTCGTTCAACCGCTACGATTCGGCGCCATCCTTGAGGCTACAACCGGGCAACACCCGTTACATGACCGCCACACTCACGTACCGCGCACACTGA
- the leuS gene encoding leucine--tRNA ligase, giving the protein MSEFRYRYTAELANEIEAKWQNIWESDGTFNAPNPVGELAGDTDKEAFFLLDMFPFPSGKGLHVGHPLGYIATDTVARYQRMLGKNVLYTMGYDAFGLPAEQYAVETGQHPRVTTEENIANMRRQLRLLGLSHEQRRSLATTDIEFVKWTQWIFLQIFNSWYDAEAPGREEGTVGRARPISELIVGYEDGSIATPSGKAWSEMSSDERREAVDSRRLAYIENAPVNWAPGLGTVLANEEVTADGRSERGNFPVFKRELSQWMMRITAYADRLAEDLDTVDWPEKVRAMQRNWIGKSRGADVDFTAHHEGGDETLTVFTTRPDTLFGATFMVVSPEHPMLKSENLPAQWPAGTREAWMGGASDPRTAVHDYQIAASRKSDMDRADAEKEKTGVFTGIFATNPVTGTDIPVFTGDYVMMGYGTGAIMAVPAHDERDFAFATKFDLDIVRTIAAPEDFPADQAYTGDGAIIDSSNDSVSLDGLDKAAGKARMIEWLEAEGKGKEAISYRLRDWLFSRQRYWGEPFPVVYDEEGNVHALPESMLPVELPDTPDYSPRSYDPDDAESNPEPPLGRLTDWVNVELDLGDGVKKYKRDTNTMPNWAGSCWYEIRYIDPHDDDEFVAAQNEAYWMGPREGKASGGADLYVGGVEHAVLHLLYARFWQKVLFDLGYVSSSEPFHKLFNQGYVQAYAYTDSRGAYVPAENVVEVPASDGSGEVTWEYNGEKVNREYGKMGKSLKNIVTPDYMAETYGADTFRVYEMSMGPLDIDRPWETRAVVGAQRFLQRLWRNVVDEETGDVLVTDEQMPREMAQQVARTIDFVRGEYENMRINTAIAKLIELNNYLTGKDVPREAAEAIVLMTSPVAPHIAEELWSRLGHEGSLAHEPFPQVEDPSLLVDDQVTAVFQVKGKVRDRAEVPADISADDLEKLALASEKVRKFLDGEPRKVIVRAPKIVNIVP; this is encoded by the coding sequence CTTTAACGCCCCAAATCCTGTGGGTGAGCTAGCGGGAGATACCGATAAAGAAGCATTCTTCCTCCTTGACATGTTCCCGTTCCCGTCGGGCAAGGGCCTGCATGTCGGCCACCCGCTGGGGTACATCGCAACGGACACGGTTGCGCGCTATCAACGCATGCTGGGTAAAAACGTGCTGTACACGATGGGATACGACGCCTTCGGTCTTCCCGCCGAGCAGTATGCGGTGGAAACGGGCCAGCATCCGCGTGTGACGACCGAGGAAAACATCGCGAATATGCGCCGTCAGTTGCGTCTGCTCGGGCTGAGCCACGAGCAGCGCCGCTCGCTCGCTACTACGGATATCGAGTTTGTGAAGTGGACCCAGTGGATCTTCTTGCAGATCTTTAACTCCTGGTACGACGCCGAGGCGCCGGGTCGCGAGGAGGGCACGGTTGGGCGTGCTCGCCCGATCTCGGAGTTGATCGTCGGCTACGAGGATGGCTCGATCGCGACGCCGTCGGGGAAGGCTTGGAGCGAGATGAGCTCCGATGAACGCCGTGAGGCTGTCGATAGCCGTCGTTTGGCATATATCGAGAATGCGCCGGTGAACTGGGCTCCTGGCCTGGGCACGGTGCTCGCCAACGAGGAAGTGACGGCCGATGGCCGCTCGGAGCGCGGGAACTTCCCGGTCTTTAAGCGCGAACTTTCGCAATGGATGATGCGCATCACCGCCTACGCGGATCGTCTAGCGGAGGATCTCGATACGGTGGATTGGCCGGAGAAGGTGCGTGCGATGCAACGCAACTGGATCGGAAAGTCCCGCGGCGCCGATGTTGATTTCACGGCCCATCACGAAGGTGGGGACGAGACCCTCACCGTCTTTACCACGCGTCCAGACACGCTCTTCGGCGCAACGTTCATGGTGGTCTCGCCTGAGCATCCGATGCTGAAGTCCGAGAACCTGCCCGCTCAATGGCCGGCGGGAACGCGCGAGGCGTGGATGGGCGGTGCATCGGATCCGCGCACTGCCGTCCATGATTACCAAATCGCTGCGTCGCGCAAGTCGGATATGGACCGTGCGGACGCCGAGAAGGAAAAGACGGGTGTTTTCACCGGTATTTTCGCGACGAACCCGGTGACGGGCACCGATATTCCAGTGTTTACGGGCGATTACGTCATGATGGGCTACGGTACGGGTGCGATCATGGCGGTGCCGGCTCACGATGAGCGCGATTTCGCGTTCGCAACCAAGTTTGACCTGGATATCGTACGCACGATCGCGGCGCCGGAGGATTTCCCTGCCGATCAGGCGTACACCGGCGATGGCGCGATTATCGATTCGTCGAACGATTCGGTGTCCCTTGACGGCCTGGATAAGGCAGCTGGCAAGGCGCGCATGATCGAGTGGCTCGAAGCCGAGGGCAAGGGTAAGGAGGCGATCTCATATCGTCTGCGTGATTGGTTGTTCTCTCGTCAGCGCTACTGGGGTGAGCCGTTCCCTGTGGTCTACGACGAGGAGGGGAACGTTCACGCGTTGCCAGAGTCGATGCTTCCGGTGGAGCTTCCGGATACGCCAGATTATTCGCCGCGATCGTACGATCCGGACGATGCGGAGTCCAACCCGGAACCACCGCTTGGTCGTTTGACTGACTGGGTGAATGTGGAACTCGATCTGGGTGACGGTGTCAAGAAGTACAAGCGCGACACGAACACCATGCCCAACTGGGCAGGCTCTTGCTGGTACGAGATTCGCTACATCGATCCGCACGACGACGATGAATTCGTTGCCGCGCAGAACGAGGCCTACTGGATGGGGCCGCGCGAGGGCAAGGCATCCGGCGGCGCCGATTTGTACGTGGGCGGTGTGGAACACGCAGTGTTGCATCTGCTATACGCGCGCTTCTGGCAGAAGGTCCTCTTCGATTTGGGCTACGTGTCCTCCTCAGAGCCATTCCACAAGCTGTTCAACCAGGGCTACGTTCAGGCGTATGCCTACACGGACTCGCGCGGTGCATACGTCCCTGCAGAGAACGTCGTCGAGGTACCGGCGTCGGACGGTTCAGGCGAAGTGACCTGGGAGTACAACGGCGAGAAGGTGAACCGTGAGTACGGCAAGATGGGTAAGAGCCTGAAGAACATCGTCACCCCGGATTACATGGCAGAAACGTACGGCGCCGATACGTTCCGCGTGTACGAGATGTCGATGGGGCCGCTCGATATTGACCGCCCATGGGAAACCCGCGCAGTGGTTGGTGCTCAGCGTTTCCTTCAGCGCCTGTGGCGCAATGTTGTGGACGAGGAAACTGGTGATGTGCTTGTCACGGATGAGCAGATGCCGCGTGAGATGGCCCAGCAGGTTGCGCGAACGATCGATTTCGTTCGGGGCGAATACGAGAACATGCGCATCAATACGGCCATCGCGAAGCTGATTGAGCTCAATAACTACCTCACCGGAAAAGATGTGCCGCGTGAGGCTGCCGAGGCGATCGTTCTGATGACTTCTCCGGTTGCCCCACATATTGCGGAGGAGCTGTGGAGCCGCCTTGGCCATGAGGGCTCTCTCGCGCACGAGCCATTCCCACAGGTGGAGGATCCGTCGCTCCTTGTTGACGATCAGGTGACTGCCGTTTTCCAGGTGAAGGGCAAGGTTCGCGATCGCGCCGAGGTTCCGGCAGATATCTCGGCTGACGACCTTGAGAAGTTGGCGCTCGCCTCCGAGAAGGTGCGCAAGTTCCTCGACGGAGAGCCGCGCAAGGTGATCGTCCGAGCGCCGAAGATTGTCAACATCGTTCCGTGA
- a CDS encoding ComEC/Rec2 family competence protein — MGDLRLGPAAVVLWLGAICSWHSLTLTLAGLILVLGAALWQGEESIRHLVCVCAVALVCTNVSGAIHDSLSHRDPAVTAAAQDAYVRAVVEVASHPTTDTHGGAKFRGVVSAVEFRGTGSTSASHVEIRLTRPEIVTLGETLLIRGRVGVSPRGGDLQLRGVIESRAPLSSSSRVARTIRERLTQALRGDDRSVAGLLPGILVGDDSELDRDLKTEMRSLSLSHLTAVSGAHVSLVVGGIIAMIGLRRGWLGAVSALAGIWALVRLVGPDSSVLRAVWMGVGMCTGYALRRRVSAFPLLALTVGGTSLVDPHLATSVGFVLSVLATAGIITVGRPLTRALSSLPKPLGELISIPVVASLATAPVVANFQDEVSVWGVVANVVVAPVVAPLTITGLAASVLLMVPGGSLVAWVFLGVAKACTWWIVAVTHVCSSFPFSQVPFGIAALVNAGVVAALVAALALMKYRNTRVIADETNCTPKTVIGAWNNSGHAVERNSGSAGSPHQVGGTGLRRSGVGVAEGSAPPP; from the coding sequence ATGGGCGACCTTCGGCTCGGGCCAGCGGCCGTCGTGTTGTGGCTTGGTGCGATCTGTAGTTGGCATTCGCTGACGTTGACGCTTGCCGGCCTCATCCTCGTTCTGGGGGCTGCTTTGTGGCAGGGCGAGGAGAGCATTCGTCATCTGGTGTGTGTTTGCGCGGTGGCGCTCGTGTGTACGAACGTTTCGGGAGCTATCCACGATTCCCTCTCCCACAGGGATCCAGCGGTGACTGCGGCGGCGCAGGATGCATATGTTCGGGCGGTGGTTGAAGTTGCCTCGCACCCCACTACTGACACTCATGGGGGAGCGAAATTTCGGGGCGTTGTGAGCGCGGTCGAGTTTCGCGGAACGGGATCGACGTCCGCATCGCACGTTGAGATTCGGCTCACCCGCCCCGAGATCGTCACTCTGGGGGAAACGCTGCTCATTCGCGGCCGTGTGGGGGTCAGTCCGCGGGGAGGTGATCTGCAGCTTCGTGGCGTTATCGAAAGCCGTGCACCTCTGTCGTCTTCTTCCCGTGTTGCCCGGACAATCCGCGAGCGCTTAACGCAAGCATTACGGGGCGACGATCGCTCAGTGGCTGGCCTGCTCCCGGGCATCCTCGTTGGCGACGATTCGGAGCTCGATCGAGATCTGAAAACCGAGATGCGGAGTTTGTCACTCTCGCACCTCACCGCAGTGTCGGGAGCCCATGTTTCGTTAGTAGTTGGTGGGATCATCGCGATGATCGGGCTGCGACGTGGCTGGCTCGGTGCGGTGAGCGCTCTCGCTGGTATCTGGGCACTTGTGCGGCTTGTCGGCCCGGATTCGTCGGTGTTGCGAGCAGTCTGGATGGGTGTTGGCATGTGCACCGGGTACGCACTACGCCGGCGCGTGAGCGCTTTCCCGCTCCTTGCACTGACGGTCGGTGGTACGAGCTTGGTCGATCCGCATCTGGCGACGTCGGTGGGCTTTGTATTGTCGGTGCTCGCGACGGCGGGGATCATTACCGTCGGGCGCCCGTTAACTCGCGCGCTTTCCTCGCTTCCAAAACCGTTGGGAGAGCTTATCTCCATACCGGTGGTCGCAAGCCTTGCAACAGCTCCGGTGGTCGCGAATTTTCAAGATGAGGTGTCTGTCTGGGGTGTGGTCGCGAACGTCGTGGTTGCGCCGGTGGTAGCTCCGCTCACGATCACGGGGTTGGCGGCGTCCGTTCTTTTAATGGTGCCAGGAGGCTCACTGGTGGCGTGGGTATTTCTCGGGGTGGCGAAGGCGTGTACGTGGTGGATCGTCGCAGTCACGCATGTGTGCTCGAGTTTCCCGTTTTCCCAGGTCCCTTTCGGTATTGCGGCACTGGTGAACGCCGGAGTCGTGGCGGCGCTAGTAGCAGCCTTGGCGCTGATGAAATACCGCAACACGCGCGTCATCGCTGACGAAACGAACTGCACGCCAAAAACTGTCATAGGTGCATGGAATAATAGTGGGCATGCAGTGGAACGAAATTCAGGCAGCGCCGGTAGTCCTCATCAAGTCGGAGGAACCGGTCTTCGCAGATCGGGCGTGGGAGTTGCTGAGGGATCAGCTCCGCCACCGTGA
- a CDS encoding HAD-IIA family hydrolase — MNERIDSWLTDMDGVLIHEGNALPGANEFITALQENNIPYLVLTNNSIFTPRDLSARLEASGLNVPEEHIWTSALATAQFLANQSQSRRAFVVGEAGLTTALYEKGFVMTEQNPDFVVLGETRTYSFEAITKAIRLIDAGARFIATNPDPSSPSAEGKIPATGAVAAMITKATGKNPYYVGKPNPVMIRNGLNKIEAHSEHTAFVGDRMDTDIQSGMEAGLQTHLVLSGSTTRSDITQYPYRPDFVHESIADVAQLVASD; from the coding sequence ATGAATGAACGTATTGATAGTTGGCTGACCGATATGGATGGCGTGCTAATCCACGAGGGCAATGCCCTCCCCGGTGCGAACGAGTTCATCACGGCGCTCCAGGAGAACAACATCCCGTATTTGGTGTTGACGAATAATTCGATTTTCACCCCGCGTGATCTTTCGGCGCGTCTAGAGGCGTCGGGGCTGAACGTGCCTGAGGAACACATCTGGACGTCAGCACTCGCCACCGCGCAGTTCCTCGCGAACCAGTCACAGTCGCGCCGCGCTTTCGTTGTTGGAGAGGCTGGGTTGACCACTGCATTGTACGAAAAAGGCTTCGTCATGACGGAACAGAACCCTGATTTCGTGGTGTTGGGGGAGACTCGCACTTATTCGTTCGAAGCAATCACGAAGGCGATTCGCCTGATCGACGCCGGTGCTCGTTTCATCGCAACGAATCCCGATCCCTCGAGCCCATCGGCCGAAGGAAAGATCCCGGCAACGGGAGCTGTGGCTGCAATGATCACGAAGGCAACAGGTAAGAATCCGTACTATGTGGGCAAGCCAAACCCTGTGATGATCCGCAATGGATTGAACAAAATTGAGGCTCATTCGGAGCACACGGCGTTTGTGGGCGACCGCATGGATACCGATATTCAGTCGGGTATGGAGGCGGGGTTGCAGACCCACCTGGTGCTTTCTGGCTCCACCACACGCAGTGACATTACGCAATACCCGTACCGTCCGGATTTCGTCCATGAGTCGATCGCGGATGTCGCACAGCTCGTGGCATCGGACTAA
- a CDS encoding helicase HerA-like domain-containing protein — protein MNEAEIKRLQAEAAQAEAEAAAAKAAAAKAQLEAALAAAGSPTPAEPTAPASGSEQTDALSPSEAPAPAPASEPEAAPISNYAQKVADGYTYEGLTFTLGSYMENGTPVPSVPVKLPLAMLNRHGLVAGATGTGKTRTLQLFAESLSNAGVPVFITDIKGDLTGLLEPGPSSEKLLARTAANGQPWEPKSFPTELYTLGGNGNGTPIRTSVTDFGPLLLAKVLGLNETQESALSLIFHWADQNGLALIDLGDLRDVIQYLTSDAGKEQLSGIGGVASATAGVILREVAALQAQGADSFFGEPAFSVKEFMRTATDGRGVISSLELPDVGSQPALFSTFIMWLLAELFQELPEVGDAEKPKLVFFFDEAHLLFTDASKEFLAQVVQTVRLIRSKGVGIFFVTQTPKDVPADVLAQLGAKVQHALRAHTPQDAAALKETVKTFPITPELDLEALLPSLGTGEAIVTVLDPKGRPSPVAPTKIWAPASVMGVGSNAAVAGALAASPTMAKYKDAVDPESATELLAQRIEAEAKAKADAEAAAKAEAEAQKEMERRARELEKQAEADRKAAEKEAERARREAEKEAERSKRRRESVVDSIVGTVGRTVGREILRSIFGTRRK, from the coding sequence ATGAACGAAGCCGAGATCAAGCGCCTCCAAGCTGAGGCAGCGCAAGCAGAAGCAGAAGCCGCCGCCGCAAAGGCGGCAGCCGCGAAAGCACAACTCGAAGCGGCACTCGCCGCGGCAGGGAGTCCCACACCAGCCGAACCTACCGCACCGGCGTCGGGAAGCGAACAAACTGACGCTCTGAGCCCAAGCGAGGCTCCAGCGCCGGCTCCTGCAAGCGAACCGGAGGCGGCGCCCATCAGCAACTATGCCCAGAAAGTCGCCGACGGTTACACCTACGAAGGCCTCACTTTTACCCTTGGTTCGTATATGGAAAACGGCACTCCCGTGCCGTCAGTTCCCGTGAAGCTGCCGCTCGCGATGCTCAACCGCCACGGGCTCGTTGCCGGTGCAACTGGTACCGGAAAAACGCGTACGCTCCAGCTTTTCGCAGAGTCGCTCTCGAACGCAGGAGTGCCCGTTTTTATCACCGATATTAAAGGCGACCTCACTGGACTCCTTGAACCCGGCCCCTCGAGCGAGAAACTTCTCGCTCGCACCGCCGCGAACGGCCAACCGTGGGAGCCCAAATCGTTCCCGACGGAACTCTACACGCTCGGCGGTAATGGCAACGGAACCCCAATCCGCACCTCTGTGACCGACTTCGGCCCGCTTCTGTTGGCAAAGGTGCTCGGGCTCAACGAAACCCAGGAATCAGCACTCTCGCTGATCTTCCACTGGGCAGATCAAAACGGGCTCGCACTCATCGATCTCGGCGATCTGCGCGACGTCATCCAGTACCTCACCTCGGACGCCGGAAAAGAACAGCTCTCCGGGATCGGCGGAGTCGCGTCCGCGACGGCGGGCGTGATTTTGCGCGAGGTTGCCGCCCTCCAGGCCCAAGGAGCCGACTCATTCTTCGGCGAGCCTGCGTTCTCCGTGAAAGAATTTATGCGTACTGCTACTGACGGGCGCGGCGTCATTTCCTCGCTTGAGCTTCCCGACGTCGGTTCCCAACCCGCGCTGTTCTCCACATTCATCATGTGGTTGCTCGCCGAGTTGTTCCAGGAGCTGCCCGAAGTCGGCGACGCTGAGAAACCGAAGCTCGTATTCTTCTTCGACGAGGCTCACCTGCTGTTCACCGATGCGTCGAAGGAATTCCTCGCGCAGGTTGTGCAGACGGTCCGTCTGATCCGCTCCAAGGGCGTGGGCATTTTCTTCGTCACCCAAACCCCGAAGGATGTCCCTGCCGACGTCCTCGCTCAGCTCGGCGCGAAGGTTCAGCATGCTCTGCGCGCTCATACGCCTCAAGATGCTGCCGCGCTCAAGGAAACAGTCAAGACATTCCCGATCACTCCCGAGCTCGATCTCGAAGCGCTCTTGCCGTCGCTGGGAACCGGCGAGGCCATTGTGACGGTTCTGGATCCGAAGGGCCGTCCCTCCCCCGTCGCGCCCACCAAGATCTGGGCACCAGCGTCGGTGATGGGAGTCGGCTCTAATGCCGCCGTCGCTGGGGCACTCGCAGCCTCCCCCACGATGGCGAAGTACAAGGACGCCGTCGATCCCGAGTCCGCCACCGAGCTCCTCGCACAACGAATCGAAGCCGAAGCGAAAGCAAAGGCAGACGCCGAAGCTGCTGCAAAAGCCGAGGCGGAGGCCCAAAAGGAAATGGAACGCCGCGCCCGCGAGCTCGAAAAGCAGGCAGAAGCGGATCGCAAAGCTGCGGAAAAGGAAGCGGAACGTGCCCGCCGCGAGGCTGAAAAGGAAGCCGAACGCTCCAAGCGGCGCCGCGAATCCGTTGTGGATTCGATCGTGGGCACAGTCGGGCGCACCGTTGGGCGAGAGATCCTCCGTTCGATCTTTGGGACGCGCAGAAAGTAA